GGTGCAAATGAAGATGTGCTTAAAATGTTAGACGAGATTGGCGATGCCAAAAATGCACGTATTTATATTGAGAATCGCCTAAAAAATAAACAAATCATTTGGGGTATGGGACATAGAGAATACAGCGTTAAAGACCCTCGCGCAAATATTTTACAAAACATGATTGAATCCTATATCAAAAAATCTAATATGCATTTTTCTAAACGCTTTGAGACCGCACTAGAGGTAGAAATAGTTTGTGAAGAGTTGCTATCAAATAAAGGTATTTATCCAAATGTAGATTTTTACTCAGGAATTGTATATGCCGAAATTTTCAAAATTCCACAAACACACTTCACACCTATATTTGCTATGGCTCGCTCGAGTGGATGGACAGCTCATTGGCACGAACAAGTTAGACACAACCGTATTTTTAGACCCACACAAATCTATACAGGGGCTGATTTTAGAAATTATCCTAAAAAATAATCATGGAAAATACTACACATTTTGGATTTAGGCAGGTGGCTACAAATGACAAACAAAGTTTAGTAAAAGATGTCTTTAACTCTGTTGCAGGCAAGTATGATTTAATGAATGATATATTATCTTTTGGTACACACAGACTTTGGAAGCATTATGCAATCTCTTCAGGTAATATTAAAATGGGTGACAAAGTACTTGATATTGCTGGTGGTACAGGTGATTTAACCATGGAATTTAAACGACAAGTTGGCAATAATGGACAAGTTATACTCAGCGATATTAACACTACCATGCTGCACGAGGGTCGAAAAAAATTAACTAATAAAGGTATCTTTGGTGTTGAGTTTATACAACTAAACGCGCAATACCTACCTTTTAAAAATAACACGTTTGATTGTGTCAGCATTGCCTTTGGCCTTAGAAACGTAACTAATAAAGACCAGGCGCTTGAAGAAATGTATCGTATTTTAAAACCTAACGGTTGTTTGTTAATTTTAGAATTTTCTACAACAAATTCTGTATTAATAAAAAAAATATACGACTTTTATTCATTCAAAATTATACCAAAACTTGGTAATATTATTGCTAACGATAAAACCTCATACCAGTACTTATCTGAATCAATCCGCAAACATCCAAACCAAAAAACTCTTAAGAACATGGTACTAAATGCTGGATTTGACTTTTGCGAATATCACAATCTATCAAGTGGTATTGTTGCCTTGCATAAAGGCATCAAAGCATAAAAGACAATGCAACTTTTTTGGCATAAAAAAACTGCCATAATTAAAAGAACATTAAATCGCTTAATTACTAACAATGAAGTTAATATTCATATCCTCAACAAAAAAATAATTGATTTTTCTTTACAAAATTTACCGTTGAACTTACATTTTATATACACCAACAATCAAATATTTATCTTATCTGCTACTAACAAGCCCATAAATGTCAATATTAAACTAAAATCTATAATGTTAATATCATTACTTAAATGTGAATGTTTAACACAATTAAGTAAACAAGTTAAAATTAACATTCATAGTGATGTTAAAACTACTAAACTATTGATTAATCTATTAAAAGATGTTAATATTAACTTTAGAGAAATGATCTCAAAACACACAAGATACATAGTTTCTCATAAACTAGCAAAACTAACGATAAAAACCCAAAAAGTTAATATACAACAAATAAATTCGCTTGAAATAATTAAGAATAAACTATCTACTCTGTCGATCAATAAAATCAAAACAAAACGACACAAACGTAAAACAGTTGGCCCTATACTATGTATAGCTTTCTAAGATTTATTAAGATTTCTCGTGTTTTAATGCGCTATCGTCTTGATTCTTTAGTTCTATCAACACCACTACTAAAAAGTTTTAAGCCCTTAATATATCTAATTCCTTGGCATTACTTTCCCGTTAAAAAATACACACGAGGTCAAAGAATTCGATTAGCGTTAGAAGAATTAGGACCTATATTTATCAAATTTGGACAAACTCTTTCCACTAGACGTGACTTGATACCAAAAGATATTGGAGATGAATTAGCAAAACTACAAAATAACTGTCCTTCGTTTGACCCAATAAAAGCTAAAAAAATTATTGAACAATCACTCGGCGCATCCACTGAAAATTTATTTAAACGTTTTGATATTAAACCTCTAGCCTCAGCATCAATTGCACAAATACATACTGCGCTAACAAATGATGATAATGAAGTGGTAATTAAAGTTGTCAGACCAGGTATCAACAAGGTCATCCAACATGATATTAAATTAATGTACACCTTAGCAATGTTATTTAACAAACATCAACTTAGTAAAAAACTACGTCCTATAGAAGTAGTAGCAGAGTTTGAAAACATTATTCTAAATGAATTAGATATGCGTATTGAGGCCAATAACTGTTTAACAATTGGCAAGAATTTTAAAAACTCCAGCCTACTTTACATTCCAAAAATTTACCCGAACTTATGTAATAAGAATATTCTAACAATCGAACGAATTCATGGTATTCCAGTTAATGACATTGAACAACTAAAAGCCAATAATATTGACATGAAACAACTAGCAGAAGAAGGTGTGATTATTTTCTTTACTCAAGTTTTTAAACACAATTTTTTCCATGCTGATATGCATCCTGGTAATATTTTTGTTAATACTAATGGGCAATATATGGGAGTTGATTTTGGTATCATGGGTACGCTAACTAAGGCCGATAAAGATTTCTTGGCAGATATTTTCATAGCGTTTTTCAACCAAGATTATAAAAAAGTAGCACAAATATATATTGATTCTGGCTGGATAAGTTCAACAACAAACATACTTTCCTTTGAAACTGCAGTTCAAAGAATTTGTGAACCAATGTTTGAAAAACCCTTAGGTGAAATATCTTTTGGTCAAGTATTGCTTGAACTTATTCAAGAAGCCAAAAATTTTGACATCACTATTCAGCCACAACTGTTATTATTAGATAAAACTTTACTAAACATTGAAGGACTTGGTAGACAACTATATCCCAAACTCAACTTATGGACAACCGCAAAACCATTTTTAGAAGATTTAGTTAAAGAAAAATATAGTATAAAACACACCTTTGAAAGAATAAAAGATCAAACTCCTCAACTACTAAAAGACATCCCAGAACTACCATCCATGACTATTAATGCAATTAAACAATTAAACCATATAAAAGATATAAAACATCTTTATGTACAACAAACCAATATTATTGTTAACCAACTTAAAGACAACGAAAACAAACAAACTTCAGCTATTTTAGCTGGCTCTATGACCATCCTTAGCGGTATTTTAGCAGTTAATACATTTTGGCTTCCAAGTTTATTTAGTAGTATCATTGCTTTAATATTTTGGTTCCAAAGTATATAAGAAATTCCTACAACTCAACATAAAAATTTGTTATTTTACTTTTAGTAAGATTTTCAGGTAAAATATTTTCTTGATATAAATATATTTGATCACAAAATATATCTTTTTATATGACTTCGCCAATTACGGTGTTTTTTTATTTTTTGGAGTATCAATATGAATCTAACAATTAACGCTTTAACAAGAAATTACCAAGGTAAAAGTGCGAGCCGTCGTCTACGTAGAAATAATAAAATTCCTGCTATTGTTTATGGTACTGGCAAACCACCAAGCAAGATAACCTTAGATATTTTTGAAATTACTCACCTATTAGAAAATGAGGAATCTTATACTTCAGTACTTAACCTAATAGTTAACAAAAAAAAAGAAGCAGTAATTATTAAAAATTTACAACGCCACCCCGCTAAAAATAGCATCACTCATATTGACTTCTTACGTATTAATTTAAAACAATCTATTATCGCCAGTATCCCTATACAATTTAACGGCGAGGAAAATAATAAGGCAATGCGTCTAGGTGCAGTTCTTAATCAATTTATGACTTCCATTGAAATTTCTTGCTTACCAACAAACTTACCTCACAGCGTCAATGTAGATATCAGTCATCTTGCAATAGGTGAACATATTAACTTGACAGATATTAATATACCAAAAGGTGTAGTTATTACCGCATTAACACACGGTGATATTGAAACTAACAACCAAAGTATTGCTATAATTCAAGAGCCTAGAAAGATGGCTGAAATTGAAGAAAATATCATTGTTAAAGCTGAAGATAGTAAAAATAAAATTACTAAAGATAGTGAAACCAACAAAGATAAATCAAATTCATAATTTATCAAAACATGACGATAAAACTAATTGTTGGCCTTGGTAACCCAGGCAAAAACTATAAATATCATCGTCATAATGTTGGATTTTGGTTTTGTGACGCTTTAGCTAAACTATACGCTGGAAATTTTAAAAAAAGAGCTAAATTCTTTGGTGAAGTCACCCAGATTAATATATTTAATCACAAAATTCAATTACTCAAACCTACTACATTTATGAATTGTTCTGGTCAATCAATTCAAAGTATTGCTAATTTTTATCAAATTAATGCTAATGAAATATTAATCGTACACGATGAACTAAACATCAAACCTGGTATTGCCAAAATTAAATCAGGTGGTGGTCATGGTGGGCATAACGGCTTAAGAAACACTATTAAAATATTAGAAACTAAAGAATTTCACAGGCTAAGAATTGGCATAGGTCATCCAGGTAATAAATTACAAATAGTTGATTTTGTGCTAAACACACCAAATAAGGACGAATTAGAAAAAATACAAAATGCTTTGAATGATTCGTTACAAGTGATTGAAGATGTAATTAAAAATAACTTGGATAAAGTCATAAAAATTTTACAAAAAAAAGAAATAATCTAGAGGAGTCATAAAATGGGATTTAAATGTGGCATAATTGGTCTACCAAATATTGGAAAGTCAACCTTATTCAACGCATTAACTCAATCTAATATTGAATCTATCAACTATCCTTTTTGTACAATTGAACCAAATATTCGTATTGTGCCTATTAATGATACACGCTTAGATAAATTAGCAAAAATTATTAACCCTAAAAAAATTATACCTGCTACAATAGAATTTGTTGATATTGCTGGATTAGTTAAAGGTGCTTCAAAAGGTGAGGGACTGGGCAATCAATTTTTAACCAATATACGTGAAACAGATGCCATTATCCACGTTGTTCGTGCTTTTGATAATGATGATATTATTCACGTATCAGGAAAAGTTTCACCGCTTGATGATATTGAAATTATCAACACCGAACTTATTTTAGCTGATTTGAATGTAGTTGAAAAACTATATAAAAAATCCATCAAAAACACCAAATCTGGTCAAAAAGATGATATCCCTCTTAAAAATATATTGACAAAAATCTTATCTGTGCTTAACAATGGCAATAGTATACGTACGCTCTCATTTGATAAAGAAGAATTAAAATTACTAAAAGGCTTTCAATTACTTACCATTAAACCAAATTTATACGTTGCTAATGTAAGCGAAGTAGGTTTTACTGATAATCCTTATTTAAAGATAATAGAAAAATTATCTAACAAAGAAAATACACAAGTTGTCACAATTTGTGCTAAAACAGAAGATGAAATTTCAGAATTAGACAAAAATGAAAAACAAGAATTTCTATCTGAAATGGGACAAAGTAAATCAGGACTAGATAAATTAATTAAAGCAGGATATAAATTATTAGGATTACAAACATATTTTACTGCTGGTGCTCAAGAAGTACGAGCTTGGACAATTAACATTGGTGATAAAGCTCCACAAGCTGCTAGCAAAATTCATAGTGATCTTGAAAAAGGCTTTATTCGCGCACAAACCATCGCATTTTCTGATTTTATTGAATTTAACGGTGAAAAAGGTGCAAAAGAAGCTGGAAATTTACGTTCAGAAGGAAAAGAATATATCGTTCAAGATGGTGATATTATACACTTTCTGTATAATATATAAACTTATTTAATATTAAACTAATGAAATCTAAAAAACAAACAAAACTATTGTTAATTCTAGATGGCTGGGGTTATTCTAAAACAACCAAAAATAATGCTATTGCACTAGCAAATACATCGGTTTGGGATAAATTAAATCAAACCTTCCCACATTCTTTAATTCATACCAGTGGCAAAGATGTTGGCCTACCTGGAAAACAAATGGGAAATTCAGAAGTTGGGCATCTTAACCTAGGTGCAGGACGTATTGTAAAACAAGATTTTACTCGAATTTATAACGAACTTCAAAATGGAGATTTCTTTAGAAATCCAATTCTAAGAAACTCGTTAGAATACGCAAATGATAACAATAAAGCTATTCACATTATGGGACTCTTATCTGATGGTGGCGTACACTCACACGAAGAACAAATCCACGCCATGTTAGAAATGACACATAGACAAGGTTGTAAAAACGTTTATTTACATATATTTACAGACGGTAGAGATTGTGCACAAAAAAGTGCAAAAAAATACATTAAAAAACTTGAAAATAAAATAAAAGAGCTTAATACGGGAGAAATTGTTAGTCTTATTGGTCGATACTTTTCAATGGACCGAGACAATCGTTGGTCACGTATACGTTGCGCTTATGAGCTTATAGCAAAAGGTAAAGCAAAGTTTTTAGCTAAGTCTGCTTTAAACGCTATAGAATTAGCATACGCACGTGGTGAAACTGATGAGTTTATCCAATCAACCTCAATTAAAGCACCAACCTCAATAAAAAAAGGTGATGTGTTAATTCTTATGAATTACCGTGCAGATCGTGCTAGACAAATTACATGTGCTTTTACTGATGAAGCTTTTCAAGGGTTTTCACGTGGAACATTCGTCCCGACACAATTTGTTTGTCTAACTGAGTACAAAAAAGACTTTAACCTACCAATAGCTTATCCGTCTTCTAAACTAAATAATGTTCTAGGAAAATATTTATCAAATTTAGGTATGACCCAACTTAGAATTGCCGAAACTGAAAAATATGCACATGTAACCTTTTTTCTCAACGGTGGCATAGAACAAGCTTTTAACGGTGAAGAACGTGTGTTAATTCCTTCACCTGATGTAGCTACTTATGACTTACAACCTGAAATGAGTGCATTTGAGCTCACTGATGCATTGGTTGAAAATATTGAAAGCCAAAAATATGATCTAATTATTTGCAATTTTGCTAACACTGATATGGTAGGGCATTCTGGCAAACTAGACGCCACTATTAAAGCTGTTGAAGCCGTTGATACTTGCTTAGGTATTATTTACAAAGCTATGTTTGCTATTGGTGGTGAAATGCTAATCACTGCTGATCATGGCAATGCAGAACAAATGATTAACCCACAAACAAATGAAATACATACAGCACACACCAATAATCCAGTACCTTTAATTTTTGTTAGCAATCGAAAAGCAGATATTGTGAAACCAGGGAAAGGTGCATTGTCAGACATTGCACCAACATTATTGGCAATGATGGATATTGAAAAACCAGATGAAATGACTGGAAATAGTTTATTAACATTTAAGTAAAATAACAAGATTAATCTCTCAAGGAGACTCATGAAACAAGCTAATTTTATTGCCCCTTCAATTCTTTCAGCAGACTTTTCCAGGCTAGGTGAAGAAGTTGATAATGTACTTAAAGATGGTGCTGATATCATCCACTTTGACGTAATGGACAATCACTATGTACCAAATTTAACCATCGGTCCTTTGGTATGTGAAGCACTTAAAAATCATGGCGTTAATGCACCAATTGATATCCACTTAATGGTTAAACCAGTTGATAACATTATCCCTAATTTCATAAAAGCTGGTGCGTCATATATTACTTTTCACCCAGAAGCATCAGAACATATTGATAGAACATTAGGTATGATCCAGGAAGGAGGTTGTAAAGCTGGCCTAGTATTCAATCCTGCAACACCAATACACGTACTAGAAAACGTCATGAGTAAACTAGACATAATTTTATTGATGTCTGTCAATCCTGGCTTTGGTGGACAATCCTTTATTCCTCATACATTAGAAAAATGTCGTAAAGTCAGAAAACTAATTGATGCAAGTGGTAGAAACATTCGTTTAGAGGTTGATGGCGGTATAAAAATTAATAACATTCATGAAGTATCCAAAGCTGGTGCAGACACATTTGTTGCTGGCTCTGCAATCTTTAAAACCGATAATTACAAAGTAACCATAGATGCAATGCGCATGAAACTTGTTGAAGTTTAATTAACTTGAAGAGTTAACCTAACCTTGGTATAATACATTTTTAGATTAAATCTATTTATACCTACAAATACCAATAGATTTAAAAGTTTAGTTTATGGTTATATGACTCTAAGCTCAAAAGTAAAGACACCAAATTTATTTTAATGTACCACATAACTGACATTCAGGAGTCTTGTAAAAAAATTGACTAGTAGAAGTTTTAAAAGAAGGTGTCAATAAGCGCTTTACTAACTCTAACCTCTCTTGGAGAAAATATAATGGCAAAAACCTCAATGAAAAAAATGCTAGAAACTGGTGTACACTTTGGACACCGTGCTCGTTTCTGGCACCCCAAAATGAAGCGCTTTATTTATGGTACTCGTAATGGTATACATATTATCAACCTAGAAAAAACACTTCCTATGTTT
This sequence is a window from Candidatus Vesicomyosocius sp. SY067_SCS001. Protein-coding genes within it:
- the pth gene encoding aminoacyl-tRNA hydrolase: MTIKLIVGLGNPGKNYKYHRHNVGFWFCDALAKLYAGNFKKRAKFFGEVTQINIFNHKIQLLKPTTFMNCSGQSIQSIANFYQINANEILIVHDELNIKPGIAKIKSGGGHGGHNGLRNTIKILETKEFHRLRIGIGHPGNKLQIVDFVLNTPNKDELEKIQNALNDSLQVIEDVIKNNLDKVIKILQKKEII
- the ychF gene encoding redox-regulated ATPase YchF — protein: MGFKCGIIGLPNIGKSTLFNALTQSNIESINYPFCTIEPNIRIVPINDTRLDKLAKIINPKKIIPATIEFVDIAGLVKGASKGEGLGNQFLTNIRETDAIIHVVRAFDNDDIIHVSGKVSPLDDIEIINTELILADLNVVEKLYKKSIKNTKSGQKDDIPLKNILTKILSVLNNGNSIRTLSFDKEELKLLKGFQLLTIKPNLYVANVSEVGFTDNPYLKIIEKLSNKENTQVVTICAKTEDEISELDKNEKQEFLSEMGQSKSGLDKLIKAGYKLLGLQTYFTAGAQEVRAWTINIGDKAPQAASKIHSDLEKGFIRAQTIAFSDFIEFNGEKGAKEAGNLRSEGKEYIVQDGDIIHFLYNI
- the rpe gene encoding ribulose-phosphate 3-epimerase, which gives rise to MKQANFIAPSILSADFSRLGEEVDNVLKDGADIIHFDVMDNHYVPNLTIGPLVCEALKNHGVNAPIDIHLMVKPVDNIIPNFIKAGASYITFHPEASEHIDRTLGMIQEGGCKAGLVFNPATPIHVLENVMSKLDIILLMSVNPGFGGQSFIPHTLEKCRKVRKLIDASGRNIRLEVDGGIKINNIHEVSKAGADTFVAGSAIFKTDNYKVTIDAMRMKLVEV
- the ubiE gene encoding bifunctional demethylmenaquinone methyltransferase/2-methoxy-6-polyprenyl-1,4-benzoquinol methylase UbiE, with protein sequence MENTTHFGFRQVATNDKQSLVKDVFNSVAGKYDLMNDILSFGTHRLWKHYAISSGNIKMGDKVLDIAGGTGDLTMEFKRQVGNNGQVILSDINTTMLHEGRKKLTNKGIFGVEFIQLNAQYLPFKNNTFDCVSIAFGLRNVTNKDQALEEMYRILKPNGCLLILEFSTTNSVLIKKIYDFYSFKIIPKLGNIIANDKTSYQYLSESIRKHPNQKTLKNMVLNAGFDFCEYHNLSSGIVALHKGIKA
- the gpmI gene encoding 2,3-bisphosphoglycerate-independent phosphoglycerate mutase; translated protein: MKSKKQTKLLLILDGWGYSKTTKNNAIALANTSVWDKLNQTFPHSLIHTSGKDVGLPGKQMGNSEVGHLNLGAGRIVKQDFTRIYNELQNGDFFRNPILRNSLEYANDNNKAIHIMGLLSDGGVHSHEEQIHAMLEMTHRQGCKNVYLHIFTDGRDCAQKSAKKYIKKLENKIKELNTGEIVSLIGRYFSMDRDNRWSRIRCAYELIAKGKAKFLAKSALNAIELAYARGETDEFIQSTSIKAPTSIKKGDVLILMNYRADRARQITCAFTDEAFQGFSRGTFVPTQFVCLTEYKKDFNLPIAYPSSKLNNVLGKYLSNLGMTQLRIAETEKYAHVTFFLNGGIEQAFNGEERVLIPSPDVATYDLQPEMSAFELTDALVENIESQKYDLIICNFANTDMVGHSGKLDATIKAVEAVDTCLGIIYKAMFAIGGEMLITADHGNAEQMINPQTNEIHTAHTNNPVPLIFVSNRKADIVKPGKGALSDIAPTLLAMMDIEKPDEMTGNSLLTFK
- the ubiB gene encoding 2-polyprenylphenol 6-hydroxylase; the encoded protein is MYSFLRFIKISRVLMRYRLDSLVLSTPLLKSFKPLIYLIPWHYFPVKKYTRGQRIRLALEELGPIFIKFGQTLSTRRDLIPKDIGDELAKLQNNCPSFDPIKAKKIIEQSLGASTENLFKRFDIKPLASASIAQIHTALTNDDNEVVIKVVRPGINKVIQHDIKLMYTLAMLFNKHQLSKKLRPIEVVAEFENIILNELDMRIEANNCLTIGKNFKNSSLLYIPKIYPNLCNKNILTIERIHGIPVNDIEQLKANNIDMKQLAEEGVIIFFTQVFKHNFFHADMHPGNIFVNTNGQYMGVDFGIMGTLTKADKDFLADIFIAFFNQDYKKVAQIYIDSGWISSTTNILSFETAVQRICEPMFEKPLGEISFGQVLLELIQEAKNFDITIQPQLLLLDKTLLNIEGLGRQLYPKLNLWTTAKPFLEDLVKEKYSIKHTFERIKDQTPQLLKDIPELPSMTINAIKQLNHIKDIKHLYVQQTNIIVNQLKDNENKQTSAILAGSMTILSGILAVNTFWLPSLFSSIIALIFWFQSI
- a CDS encoding 50S ribosomal protein L25/general stress protein Ctc; this encodes MNLTINALTRNYQGKSASRRLRRNNKIPAIVYGTGKPPSKITLDIFEITHLLENEESYTSVLNLIVNKKKEAVIIKNLQRHPAKNSITHIDFLRINLKQSIIASIPIQFNGEENNKAMRLGAVLNQFMTSIEISCLPTNLPHSVNVDISHLAIGEHINLTDINIPKGVVITALTHGDIETNNQSIAIIQEPRKMAEIEENIIVKAEDSKNKITKDSETNKDKSNS